A region of Anticarsia gemmatalis isolate Benzon Research Colony breed Stoneville strain chromosome 18, ilAntGemm2 primary, whole genome shotgun sequence DNA encodes the following proteins:
- the LOC142980536 gene encoding uncharacterized protein LOC142980536 codes for MEDQFEILFEKMKIEMQKQTLELKESITNSVMEKMDEKIKPIIAENKDLKEKVISLEKEIEYMKRDKKKNNIIIFGLQEEEESTTGLIEVVKNIFNKDLNINIGDFEINQIFRIGKKSPGRKPRPVLLSLVNSWKKTEILRVRKNLKDIYITEDYSKEVLEKRKMLQTKLKEERIKGNFAYLRYDKLVVKENNASNEKRKRGEAYSPGDNTQTKKQQVWTPSHTNRRNAFDVMRGRSNSLSCPKADNRQ; via the coding sequence atgGAAGATCAATTCGAAATCTTGTTtgagaaaatgaaaattgaaatgcAGAAACAGACGCTTGAACTGAAGGAATCTATAACTAATTCAGTCATGGAAAAAATGGATGAAAAAATAAAGCCTATTATAgcagaaaataaagatttaaaggaAAAAGTAATAAGCCTTGAGAAAGAGATAGAATATATGAAAagagataagaagaaaaacaacattattatttttggattacAAGAGGAAGAAGAATCAACGACAGGATTAATAGAAGTGGTGaagaacatatttaataaagacttaaatataaatattggggattttgaaataaatcaaatttttcgCATCGGCAAGAAAAGCCCAGGCAGAAAACCGAGACCGGTTTTGCTCTCTCTTGTCAATTCATGGAAGAAAACTGAGATACTGAGAGTTCGGAAAAATCTGAAAGACATATATATAACAGAAGACTATTCTAAAGAAGTATTGGAGAAgaggaaaatgttacaaacaaaattgaaagaGGAAAGGATAAAAGGGAATTTTGCATATCTCAGGTACGATAAGCTCGtagtaaaggaaaataatgcaagtaacgaaaaaagaaaaagggGAGAAGCTTATTCACCGGGTGATAACACACAAACTAAAAAACAGCAAGTCTGGACGCCATCACATACAAATAGGCGCAACGCCTTTGATGTGATGAGAGGCAGATCCAACTCTCTCTCGTGCCCCAAGGCGGATAATAGGCAATAA